Below is a window of Stappia sp. DNA.
GCGCGGCGGCGGCGGCCAAGGCGGCCTATCAGGCGCTGGTGACCGGCGCGTTTCCCGATCCGGTTGAGGTGACGCTGCCGAAGGGCGAGCGGCCCGCCTTCGCGCTCGCGCGCGAGGCGCTTGACGGCGACACGGCGCTGGCCGGCATCGTCAAGGACGCGGGCGACGATCCCGACGTGACCCACGGCGCGCTGGTTCTCGCCCGGGTGCGCCATCTGGGCGCGGGGGAGGGCCTGCGCTTCAGGGCCGGCGCGGGCGTCGGCACGGTGACGCGCGAGGGGCTGCCGATCCCGCCCGGCGAACCGGCGATCAATCCCGTTCCGCGGAAGATGATCGGCGAGGCCATCGCGGAGGTCGCGACACGTTTCGGCACCAGCGGCGACGTGGAGGTGGAAATCTCCATCCCCGGCGGTGAGGCGCTTGCCGAAAAGACCATGAACCCGCGCCTCGGCATTGTCGGCGGGCTGTCGATCCTCGGCACGACCGGCATCGTGCGCCCCTTTTCCTGCGCGGCCTGGATCGCCTCCATCCATCGCGGCATCGATGTGGCGCGCGCGGCCCAACTGACGCATGTGATCGGCGCGACCGGCGCGACATCGGAGGCGGCGGCGCGGGCGCGCCATCCGCATCTGCCCGATATGGCGCTTCTCGACATGGGCGACTTCGCCGGCGGGATGCTGAAATATCTGCGCGCCCATCCCGTGCCGCGTCTGACGCTCGCCGGAGGCTTCGCCAAGCTGGTGAAACTGGCGCAAGGGGCGCTCGACCTGCATTCGGCCCGCAGCCGCGTCGATTTCGAGGCGCTCGCCGATCTGCTGGCGGCAACAGGCGCAAGTGCCGATCTCGTTGCCGCCGCGCGGGACGCGAACACGGCCAAGGAGGTGCTGGACCGCGCCCATGCGCAAGGCATCGATGTCGCCGGCGAGGTCGCGCGCGGCGCGCATCGCGCGATCCGCAAGACGCTGCGCGACGCGCCGGTCGAGGTGGAGGTTCTGGTGGTCGACCGGGCCGGGGCAATCGTCGCCGAGGCGCCCTTCGATGACGGGCCGGCCCGATGCGCCTCCTGATCCTCGCCGGTACGCGCGAGGCGAGGGCGCTGGCCCGCGATCTTGCGGAGGAGACGTCGCACGCGGTGATCGTGTCGCTCGCGGGCGCGGTGGCGCGCCCGGCACCGCAGGACGGGCGCCTGCGCATCGGCGGCTTCGGCGGCGCGGAGGGGTTGGCCGCCTTTCTGCGTGACGAGGCGATCGAGGCGGTGATCGATGCAACGCATCCTTTCGCCGCGCGCATCTCCGCCAATGCGGTGAAGGCTTGCGCGGCCGCGTGCGTGCCCCTTGTGCGTCTGGAGCGCCCGCCCTGGCGGGCGGAGACCGGCGACCGCTGGATCGAGGTTGCGGATCTTGCCGCAGCGGTCGCGGCCCTTCCCCCCGGCGCGCGGCCGTTTCTCGCCATCGGGCGCCAGGAGATCGGCGCCTTCGCGGGACGAACCGATCTCGTCTGCCTGATGCGGATGATCGATCCGCCGGCGCCCGATCAGCTCCTGCCGCGCGGACGTCTGGTGCTGGCGCGTCCCTCGGGCGACCCCGACGTCGAGCGCCGGCTGCTCGCCGGCCATGGCGCGACGCATGTGGTGGCCAAGAACAGCGGTGGCGCGGCGGGCGCGGCCAAGATTGTGGCCGCCCGTGACCTGGGCTTGCCGGTCATTCTGGTGCGCCGACCGTCTTTGCCGCGCGCCGAGACCGTGGCGGATGTGGCGGGCGCGCTGGCCTGGATCGCGGATCGCGCCGGGCAAGTGAGGTGAGCGCGTCCGTGCTCAGGCGCGGGCGAAGCGCGCCGCCAGCCACAGGCGGCCGATCTTCCACAGGTAGCGCACGACGCCGAGCGTGTAGCGTTTGCCGAGCCGGCGCGGCTCCTGCAGGAAGCGGAACACCCACTCCATCCCCACGACCCGAAACGCGCGCGGGGCGCGCACCACGGCGCCGGCGGTGAAGTCGAACAGCGCGCCGACGCCGAGCGCCAGCGGCACGTCGAGCCGGTCGGACACCGCGTCGATCCACTGTTCCTGCTTCGGGTTGCCCATGGCGACCAGCAGGATGTCGGGTTGCGCGGCATTGATGCCGGCGACGATGTCGTCGGTTTCTTCCGGAGCGAAATAGCCGTCGCGATGGCCGCAGACGGTGATCTGCGGGTGGGCCTCGCCGAAGACGGTCGCGGCACGCGCCACGACCTCCGGCCGGGCGCCGAACAGGTAGAGCCGCGTGCCGGCGGGGGCGGCGGCCAGCAGGGCGGGCACGAAATCCGTGCCGTTCAGATTGTTGGGAAAGCCGGTCCCGGTCAGAAGGCGCGCGCCGATTTCCGCGCCGGTGCCGTCGTTGAGCACCAGAAAGCGCGACAGCGTGTCGGCGACGCGCGGATCGTCCATCGCGAGAAGCAGGCAATGCGCGTTGGCGAAGGCGACCCGGGTCTTGCGACGGGCGGCGACTCGCTCCAGCAACCGCGCCACCGCCTCGCCCAGCGTCATCCGCGCGAGCGTCACGGGACCGATGGTCACGTGCTCGGCCGCGATGTCCGCGTCGACGAAAGACGAGCCTGACGGGGGAGGCGGTGTCGGCATCGCCGGGCCTTTTTGCTGGCCGGTCCGCGAGAACCGGCGTCGGGGTTGAGGAAACGATGCGCGGGATCGCCGGCGATCGTCGGACACGGGGACAAACAGGAGGCTAAGGCGCGCGCGGAAATCGCGCCAAGCGTGAATGCAGCGTTAGCGCATCGTGCAGCTTGCGTCCAACGCTTGCCGCCACTTGCGATTTATTAACCATGTTCGCGCACACATGAGGGAGGCAGGTCGCGCGCGAGAGGCGGCATTCCCGGCCCCGATCCGTTGCGCGGCTGGACAACAGGTGGCGAAGGCGAATGATCGACATTTATCAGATCCCCGGGATCCTGCGGAAGAACCTGATCTGGCTGATCGTGCTGCCGCTCGTCTGCGCCATGCTGGCCCTCGGCTTTCTGGCGACGAAGACGCCGGTCTATCGTGCCAAGGCGCAGCTTCTGATCGAGCCGCAGGGCCTGCAGATCGTGGGCGAGGACATCGTCGACCGGCGCGCCGGGGAATCGCTGCAGCGCCTCGCCGTCGACAGCCAGACCTTCGTGATCCTGTCGCAGGCCGTCCTCGACGAGGTCGTGGAACGGCTCGATCTGGAAAACGATACCGCGATCATCGACCTGAAAGTCGGCCTCATCGACCGGCTGCTCGGCAAGACGGCCCCCGATCTGACGGCGGAGGAAATCCGCACGGCGGCGATCGAAGGCCTGCGCGAGCGGCTTCAGGCGACACGCATCGAGCGCGCCTTCGTGATCGACATCTACGCCACCCACCCCGACCGGTTCCAGGCCGCCGCCATCGCCAACGAGGCGGCGCGGGCCTATCTCGACGAGGCGCGGCGCGTGCGCGCCGATGCGACGTTGCGCGCCAGCGTGGCGCTTCAGCGCCAGGCCGCCGATCTCAAGCAGCGCGTCGAGACGGCCGAGGCGGCGGTGGAAAACTTCCGCGCCGAGAACGGCCTGATCAGCACCCAGCAACGCGGTCTGGTCGTCGACCAGCAGCTTCAGGAGATCAACACGCAACTGACGGAAGCGCGGGTGGAACTGGAACGCGCCAAGAGCAACGCCGATCTGCTGCAACGCCTGACCGTCACCGACATCGAGGCCGGGGCGTTGCCCGTCAACCTGCAGACCTCGACGCTCGACTCGCTGCGCGCGCAGTTCGCGCGGGCCGCCGAGCGCGAGGCGCAGGCCGCCACCACGCTGGGCGCCAACCATCCGCAGCTGCGCGAGCTGCGCTCCCAGCTCGACAACACCCGCAGCCTGATCGCCGACGAACTGGCGCGGGTGCGCCGCTCGGTGGACAGCGACCTGCAGCGCGCGGAAGCCAATGTCATCGCGCTTCAGAGCGAGGCGGAGCGGCTGTCGTCGACGAATGTGGACCAGAACCGGGCGCAGATCCGCCTGCGCCAGCTGGAAAGCGAGGCGGAATCGCTTGCCACCGTCTACAAGTCCTTCCTGGCGCGGGCGAACGAACTGGAAGAGCAGCAGGGGATCGACACCACCAATTCCCGCATCCTGTCGCGTGCCGTGGCCCCTCTCAAGCCGCGCGGTCCCTCGGGGCTGATCGTGCTGGCGGCGGCCGGCGTCTTCGGCTTCGTTCTGGCAGCCGGCGGCGGCATCGCCTGGGAGATGGTGAACGGCAAGCTCGGCTCGGATCGCGAACTGGTCGAGCGCACCGGCGTGCCCTTGCTCGCGCGCGTCACCACCCCCGGGGCCGCGGGCGTGCGCGACGGGCGCCTTGCCCGCCTGTTGCCCGGGGCGGATCCACGCGCGGAGGCAAGCGAACGTCATCTGGCGATCACCCGCATCGCCTATGCGCTGCGTCATGCCTTCGCCGACGAGCGCCCGGCGCAGGTGCTGGTCGTCTCGGCCGGGCCGGAGCCGGCGCTGTCGCCGCTGGTGCGCGCCATCGCCATGGGGCTGTATGACATGGGCGAGGATGTGCTGCTGGCGCGTCCGCGCGACGCGGCGGACGAGCCGGATGTGTCGGATGCGGCCGCGCCTGCGCGCTCGCGCCTGTCGAGCCGTCGTCGCGGCGGTCCGGCGGAGCGGGATGATATGGCCCCCCTTCCCGTGGCGGGCGGCATTTCCGCCGCCGGCTTCCGGGTCGAGCGGCTGGACGGGCGGGTTCCCGCGACGGGCGTCGACGGGCTCGGCGCGGTCGACAGCGAGTTCCTGCTGGTCGATGGCGGGTCGGCGTTGTCCAATCCCTTCCTGCCGATGCTGCTGGGCGAATGCGACGCCATCGTTCTCGTCACCTGCCTCGGCGCCACCCGCCGGCAGGATCTCGACCGCAGCCTGACGCTGCTCCAGCCCTGGCGCGACCGGATGATCGGAAATGTCGCGCTTGCGGCGTGATCCCCCCCGGGCGGCGCCCGCGCACGCCGGCCCCGTGCCCGCGCGGGCCGGGCCGCTGCGTGCCGCGCCGGCGGGCTTCACACCCTTCGCGGCGCGCCCGG
It encodes the following:
- a CDS encoding cobalt-precorrin-5B (C(1))-methyltransferase, with protein sequence MTGEDHTKLRRGWTTGTCAAAAAKAAYQALVTGAFPDPVEVTLPKGERPAFALAREALDGDTALAGIVKDAGDDPDVTHGALVLARVRHLGAGEGLRFRAGAGVGTVTREGLPIPPGEPAINPVPRKMIGEAIAEVATRFGTSGDVEVEISIPGGEALAEKTMNPRLGIVGGLSILGTTGIVRPFSCAAWIASIHRGIDVARAAQLTHVIGATGATSEAAARARHPHLPDMALLDMGDFAGGMLKYLRAHPVPRLTLAGGFAKLVKLAQGALDLHSARSRVDFEALADLLAATGASADLVAAARDANTAKEVLDRAHAQGIDVAGEVARGAHRAIRKTLRDAPVEVEVLVVDRAGAIVAEAPFDDGPARCAS
- a CDS encoding cobalt-precorrin-6A reductase, coding for MRLLILAGTREARALARDLAEETSHAVIVSLAGAVARPAPQDGRLRIGGFGGAEGLAAFLRDEAIEAVIDATHPFAARISANAVKACAAACVPLVRLERPPWRAETGDRWIEVADLAAAVAALPPGARPFLAIGRQEIGAFAGRTDLVCLMRMIDPPAPDQLLPRGRLVLARPSGDPDVERRLLAGHGATHVVAKNSGGAAGAAKIVAARDLGLPVILVRRPSLPRAETVADVAGALAWIADRAGQVR
- a CDS encoding WecB/TagA/CpsF family glycosyltransferase, which gives rise to MPTPPPPSGSSFVDADIAAEHVTIGPVTLARMTLGEAVARLLERVAARRKTRVAFANAHCLLLAMDDPRVADTLSRFLVLNDGTGAEIGARLLTGTGFPNNLNGTDFVPALLAAAPAGTRLYLFGARPEVVARAATVFGEAHPQITVCGHRDGYFAPEETDDIVAGINAAQPDILLVAMGNPKQEQWIDAVSDRLDVPLALGVGALFDFTAGAVVRAPRAFRVVGMEWVFRFLQEPRRLGKRYTLGVVRYLWKIGRLWLAARFARA
- a CDS encoding GumC family protein; its protein translation is MIDIYQIPGILRKNLIWLIVLPLVCAMLALGFLATKTPVYRAKAQLLIEPQGLQIVGEDIVDRRAGESLQRLAVDSQTFVILSQAVLDEVVERLDLENDTAIIDLKVGLIDRLLGKTAPDLTAEEIRTAAIEGLRERLQATRIERAFVIDIYATHPDRFQAAAIANEAARAYLDEARRVRADATLRASVALQRQAADLKQRVETAEAAVENFRAENGLISTQQRGLVVDQQLQEINTQLTEARVELERAKSNADLLQRLTVTDIEAGALPVNLQTSTLDSLRAQFARAAEREAQAATTLGANHPQLRELRSQLDNTRSLIADELARVRRSVDSDLQRAEANVIALQSEAERLSSTNVDQNRAQIRLRQLESEAESLATVYKSFLARANELEEQQGIDTTNSRILSRAVAPLKPRGPSGLIVLAAAGVFGFVLAAGGGIAWEMVNGKLGSDRELVERTGVPLLARVTTPGAAGVRDGRLARLLPGADPRAEASERHLAITRIAYALRHAFADERPAQVLVVSAGPEPALSPLVRAIAMGLYDMGEDVLLARPRDAADEPDVSDAAAPARSRLSSRRRGGPAERDDMAPLPVAGGISAAGFRVERLDGRVPATGVDGLGAVDSEFLLVDGGSALSNPFLPMLLGECDAIVLVTCLGATRRQDLDRSLTLLQPWRDRMIGNVALAA